From Trichoderma atroviride chromosome 1, complete sequence, one genomic window encodes:
- a CDS encoding uncharacterized protein (EggNog:ENOG41): MHQRRAFGVTQQRGILAAMRNTFDLASSSATPLATVYSYRKAMSGDTGRNRPPPTTSAWMQYPESWTSLSPVHMQSPEPLERGGLIAAMNSFANPPAPVPTAQSVRAAFRGQPSSSAPSYGLNGVNGNQRFGAEPPRSTMFDVFAPQSPPPVRVLVRNLSANTTEDALRLMLVFSNELISVELLANNSDDLRYRSAVLYFQSMNGALEAQTNLNGRVNMNNSGSMLVDVLGTSTYSSPNRMTPNPVPLASPSAASNVDPFTTAVTRPQPSIGNGFPSHDAMSPTMRGRFFGSVAPHQDLAAPDTEASNHYKNLFNPQSPIGNHLANELPGRLGKYMINNELGDDDDSELLRDPIAYAENGTPAQRRATAPNIPTSQMASLSINTSAPPPLPSYIPTLTSPVHGVNGNNGFMRGGQQQQQQQQQQQQQPQQNHHSLTRMPQQRPQQQQQSRSQAQQHQQDRSPRQHLSKPQQQDRQQQQSNQQVPYGRSNFPPVNPADQNPPCNTLYVGNLPVDTAEEELKAMFCKQRGYKRLCFRTKANGPMCFVEFEDISLATRALNEMYGALLHNSTKGGIRLSFSKNPLGVRSGQPPSQVPQTTMPPMNGAAPSNLSNAFAAASGPPPGLSVPPGLGSRGAGYGSAGNGNGNGNGHGHGITNQRNIYREMGKS; encoded by the coding sequence ATGCGCAATACTTTCGAcctggcatcatcatcggcaacGCCTCTCGCTACCGTATATTCCTATCGCAAGGCTATGAGCGGTGATACCGGCAGGAACCGTCCGCCGCCGACAACGTCTGCGTGGATGCAATATCCCGAATCCTGGACCAGCTTGTCGCCCGTGCATATGCAATCACCAGAGCCTCTGGAGCGAGGAggcctcatcgccgccatgaACAGCTTTGCCAACCCCCCGGCCCCTGTTCCGACAGCGCAGTCTGTCCGCGCGGCGTTTAGAGGCCAGCCTTCCTCATCGGCGCCTTCGTACGGCCTCAACGGCGTGAATGGCAACCAGCGATTTGGGGCCGAGCCGCCCAGGAGCACCATGTTTGATGTGTTCGCTCCGcagtcgccgccgcctgtgCGCGTGCTGGTCCGGAACTTGTCGGCCAATACGACAGAAGATGCCCTGCGGCTCATGCTCGTCTTTTCAAACGAGCTGATCAGCGTCGAACTCTTGGCTAACAATTCCGACGACCTGCGCTATCGctctgctgtgctgtatTTCCAATCCATGAACGGCGCGCTTGAAGCCCAAACCAACCTCAACGGCCGCGTCAACATGAacaacagcggcagcatgCTGGTTGATGTCTTGGGCACGTCTACCTATTCGTCGCCTAACAGGATGACGCCTAACCCCGTTCCCTTGGCCAGCCCAAGTGCCGCGTCCAATGTTGACCCTTTTACCACGGCGGTTACTCGTCCTCAGCCAAGCATTGGCAATGGGTTCCCATCCCACGATGCAATGTCGCCGACAATGAGGGGCCGTTTCTTCGGTAGCGTTGCTCCCCATCAGGACCTGGCCGCCCCAGATACCGAGGCTAGCAACCACTACAAGAACTTGTTCAATCCCCAGTCGCCCATTGGAAACCACCTTGCTAACGAGCTGCCCGGCCGACTGGGCAAATACATGATCAACAACGAGctcggcgatgatgatgatagcGAACTTCTCAGAGATCCCATTGCCTATGCGGAAAACGGCACCCCGGCCCAACGCAGAGCTACTGCTCCCAACATTCCCACCAGCCAAATGGCGAGCCTTTCCATCAACACGAGCGCTCCGCCGCCGTTGCCATCGTACATTCCAACCCTGACTTCTCCGGTTCATGGCGTCAACGGCAACAATGGATTCATGAGGGGtgggcagcaacagcaacagcagcagcagcagcagcagcagcagccgcaacagAATCATCACTCACTTACTCGGATGCCGCAGCAAaggccacagcagcagcagcagtcgcgATCACAGGcgcaacagcatcagcaagaCAGGTCCCCTAGGCAACATCTGTCAAAGCCCCAGCAACAAGacaggcagcagcaacagtcGAACCAACAAGTGCCATACGGAAGATCCAACTTTCCTCCCGTCAACCCCGCGGACCAGAATCCTCCCTGCAACACGCTTTACGTTGGCAACCTGCCTGTCGATACggccgaggaggagctcaaggcaaTGTTTTGCAAGCAGCGAGGCTACAAGAGGCTTTGCTTTCGTACCAAAGCGAACGGGCCCATGTGTTTTGTCGAGTTTGAAGACATTTCGTTGGCTACACGGGCACTAAACGAAATGTACGGAGCGTTGCTGCACAACAGCACCAAGGGTGGCATCCGCCTGAGCTTCTCCAAGAACCCGCTTGGCGTTCGTTCTGGCCAGCCTCCTTCGCAGGTCCCTCAGACAACCATGCCTCCCATGAACGGAGCGGCCCCGTCCAACTTGTCCAACGCCTTCGCTGCGGCCAGTGGCCCTCCTCCAGGTCTGTCTGTACCACCGGGACTTGGTTCACGAGGGGCTGGCTACGGCAGCgccggcaacggcaacggcaacggcaacggccacggccacggcatTACGAACCA